Proteins encoded together in one Scytonema millei VB511283 window:
- a CDS encoding J domain-containing protein has translation MTMTSAYDRLDISPNATAAQIKAAYHQKLREFPAHTHPEEFKAIRAAYEAIRNPEAAKADDDFLKVRPLEATLDPELMQQLREQAMAKLEVSLDELIRETF, from the coding sequence ATGACTATGACTTCTGCCTACGATCGCCTCGACATCTCTCCTAATGCCACAGCTGCCCAAATCAAAGCGGCATATCATCAAAAATTACGAGAATTTCCCGCTCATACCCATCCTGAAGAATTTAAAGCGATTCGGGCTGCCTATGAAGCGATTCGCAACCCAGAGGCAGCAAAAGCAGATGACGATTTCTTGAAAGTGCGACCCCTAGAAGCAACCCTCGACCCAGAATTAATGCAGCAGTTACGAGAGCAAGCAATGGCAAAACTAGAGGTGAGTTTGGACGAGTTGATTCGAGAAACTTTTTAG
- a CDS encoding nucleotide exchange factor GrpE produces MTNDRQALFDKLLDYLQSPPSPPEYFGEPPKSAPAFDPYQMVSEWIALRQEMKQQGKLLQTAQERLQRELEVARSQNDELQQRWETSQQQVSVQYANEFAAQEKRFEKEQENFLKAILGVLDALDRACAHWQESSESSEMPLSSPPQSWRGKLGRWLSRFGQKLSSDPANSAPTALMETVESDRQGVELIRRTLLDILKQQQVVPIVAQGQPFDPQRMYAIGRQESDEPENTVIQEVVRGYLWRDRILRETQAIVSAGNHTSR; encoded by the coding sequence ATGACCAATGACCGCCAAGCACTTTTCGACAAACTTTTAGACTATCTCCAGTCACCGCCGTCGCCACCGGAGTATTTTGGCGAACCACCTAAATCTGCACCAGCGTTCGACCCCTACCAGATGGTGAGTGAATGGATTGCACTGCGGCAGGAGATGAAACAACAGGGGAAGCTACTTCAGACGGCTCAAGAGCGATTGCAGCGGGAACTAGAGGTAGCGCGATCGCAGAACGATGAGCTGCAACAGCGTTGGGAAACTAGCCAGCAACAAGTATCGGTACAATATGCCAACGAATTCGCCGCGCAGGAAAAACGGTTTGAGAAGGAGCAAGAAAACTTTTTAAAAGCAATTTTGGGGGTGCTGGATGCCCTCGATCGCGCTTGCGCCCACTGGCAGGAATCTTCAGAGTCATCTGAGATGCCCCTATCGTCTCCGCCTCAGAGCTGGCGAGGAAAGCTAGGACGTTGGCTGAGTCGCTTCGGTCAGAAGTTATCGTCCGATCCGGCAAATTCTGCCCCGACTGCTTTAATGGAAACGGTTGAAAGCGATCGCCAAGGAGTAGAATTAATTCGCCGGACGCTGCTAGACATCCTGAAACAACAGCAGGTAGTGCCGATTGTGGCGCAAGGACAACCCTTCGATCCGCAACGAATGTACGCGATCGGTCGGCAGGAAAGCGACGAGCCAGAAAATACGGTGATTCAAGAAGTCGTGCGGGGTTATTTATGGCGCGATCGGATATTGCGGGAGACACAGGCGATCGTCTCGGCTGGCAACCACACGTCTCGCTGA
- a CDS encoding Hsp70 family protein: protein MGRAVGIDLGTTNSEVAIVENGQARVLAGEDGDPILPSCVGFSETGKLLVGREALRQYAAAPERTVKSIKRWMGTDHQTKLGDREYSPQEISATILRALKQRAEKALGEPVTQAVITVPAYFTDAQRQATKTAGEIAGFEVLQIINEPTAAALAYDLRSEETERVLVYDLGGGTFDVSVVEISGEVTEVLASHGNNRLGGDDFDRRLQLHLKQLFRQQHGVDVPDDPATDARLLQAAESAKIQLSSHGFTTVREAFLGSKGKTALHLEAEIARTDFEQSIRPLVEETLEAIDRALEDAELEPKDLDRIILVGGSTRIPLIQHAIEAHLGQSPTDGIEPDLCVALGASLQAGVLVGEAVDAILVDVTPHSLGISAAIDTPMGIMPGFFSVIIPRNSVIPVSRSEVYSTMRDNQEAVEIEVFQGENPAAEENVPLGSFKVENLPLKSAGSVQVEVHFDFDLSGILTVTATEKGQGQQGTLVVNNTGVHRLSSHELHQARLDLEELFEDDEIIEVKATDSSAVVFNPELTALIERAQVALEQLDDDRAAQLQDLLDQIEAAASEDDAELAELQAELEDFLYYANVEAP, encoded by the coding sequence ATGGGTAGAGCAGTAGGCATCGACTTAGGTACGACTAACTCTGAAGTGGCGATCGTCGAAAACGGACAAGCGCGGGTGTTAGCGGGAGAAGATGGCGACCCGATCTTGCCCTCTTGTGTCGGGTTTAGCGAAACGGGCAAGCTACTCGTCGGACGGGAAGCCCTACGTCAGTATGCCGCAGCTCCAGAGCGGACGGTGAAATCGATTAAACGCTGGATGGGGACAGACCATCAGACAAAGTTGGGCGATCGCGAATATTCGCCCCAGGAAATTTCTGCCACGATCCTGCGGGCGCTAAAACAAAGAGCAGAGAAGGCTCTGGGCGAACCCGTGACTCAAGCAGTCATCACCGTTCCTGCCTACTTTACCGATGCCCAGCGGCAAGCCACCAAAACTGCTGGGGAAATTGCCGGATTTGAGGTGTTGCAAATTATCAACGAGCCAACAGCCGCAGCCCTAGCTTACGACTTGCGTTCTGAGGAGACGGAACGAGTCCTAGTTTACGATCTAGGCGGCGGGACTTTTGATGTCTCGGTGGTAGAAATTTCTGGAGAAGTCACGGAGGTACTGGCAAGTCACGGCAACAACCGCCTGGGTGGAGATGACTTCGATCGCCGCCTGCAACTCCATCTGAAGCAACTATTTCGCCAGCAGCACGGGGTAGACGTACCAGACGATCCCGCCACCGATGCCCGTTTGCTCCAAGCCGCAGAAAGCGCCAAGATTCAACTTAGCTCTCATGGCTTTACCACTGTGCGAGAAGCCTTTTTGGGTAGCAAGGGCAAGACAGCATTGCACCTAGAAGCCGAGATCGCTCGGACTGACTTCGAGCAGTCGATCCGTCCGCTCGTAGAAGAAACCCTAGAAGCGATCGATCGCGCTTTAGAAGATGCCGAGTTAGAACCTAAAGACCTCGATCGGATCATTTTAGTGGGCGGTTCCACGCGCATACCCCTGATCCAACACGCGATCGAAGCACACTTGGGACAGTCTCCTACTGATGGCATTGAGCCAGATCTTTGCGTGGCATTAGGGGCATCGCTCCAAGCGGGAGTGCTAGTAGGCGAAGCCGTCGATGCGATTCTGGTCGATGTTACGCCTCATTCGTTGGGAATTTCGGCGGCGATCGATACCCCAATGGGAATTATGCCGGGATTCTTCAGCGTGATTATTCCCCGCAACAGCGTCATTCCTGTTTCCCGTTCCGAAGTTTACTCGACCATGAGAGACAATCAGGAAGCAGTTGAAATTGAGGTGTTTCAGGGCGAGAATCCTGCTGCTGAAGAAAATGTCCCCCTCGGTTCCTTCAAAGTGGAAAACTTGCCGCTTAAATCGGCTGGTAGCGTCCAGGTAGAAGTTCACTTTGACTTTGACTTGAGCGGTATCCTCACGGTAACGGCAACCGAGAAGGGGCAGGGACAGCAAGGAACGCTAGTCGTGAACAATACTGGGGTGCATCGCCTCTCTAGCCACGAACTCCACCAAGCACGGTTAGATTTGGAAGAGTTGTTTGAGGATGATGAAATTATTGAAGTAAAGGCTACCGATTCATCTGCTGTAGTCTTCAATCCAGAACTAACAGCATTGATAGAACGGGCGCAGGTAGCTTTAGAACAGCTAGACGACGATCGCGCCGCACAATTGCAGGATTTATTAGACCAGATCGAAGCCGCAGCTAGCGAGGATGATGCCGAGTTAGCAGAACTCCAAGCAGAACTGGAAGACTTTCTCTACTACGCCAATGTAGAGGCACCATAA
- a CDS encoding tetratricopeptide repeat protein, protein MKCPVCRATYRPNETSFCQRCKTDLSSLIQIHDRAVWHYRQALQLFTTGDYLAAQAHNDRAIALHSHHADFHAFAGQLRALQGDVQQAIVAWEQAQQLEPLHPVASKCLQILTEIGSREQGRAGSRGV, encoded by the coding sequence ATGAAATGCCCCGTTTGTCGCGCTACTTATCGCCCTAATGAAACCTCCTTCTGTCAACGTTGCAAAACCGATCTGTCTTCCCTGATTCAAATTCACGATCGCGCTGTCTGGCATTATCGGCAAGCCCTACAGCTTTTTACCACAGGAGATTATCTAGCGGCACAGGCGCACAACGACCGCGCGATCGCCCTACACTCTCATCATGCTGACTTTCACGCCTTTGCAGGGCAACTGCGAGCGCTTCAGGGAGATGTTCAGCAGGCGATCGTTGCTTGGGAACAAGCCCAACAACTCGAACCTTTGCATCCAGTTGCTAGCAAATGCCTGCAAATTTTGACCGAAATAGGGAGCAGGGAGCAGGGACGAGCTGGGAGCAGGGGTGTATAG
- a CDS encoding carbohydrate ABC transporter permease, translating into MNQDKQVRNRTWRTIWTYGLLGAIAILMLFPLLWLLSTSLKSPTENIFQFPPQFLPSQPTLNNFTRVWQTNPFGRYLFNSTLVALLTVGLNLLFCALAAYPLARLEFRGREVIFTAIVTTIMIPFQIVMIPLYILTVQLGMKNTYLGIIFPAIASAFGIFLLRQAFQGVPKELEEAARIDGCSELGIWWHVMLPAIRPALVTLAIFVFIGAWSDFLWPLIVIDRPELYTLPLGVAMLAGTFSLDWRLIAAGSIISIAPILILFLFVQRYIVPTAAGSGVKG; encoded by the coding sequence ATGAATCAGGATAAACAAGTACGAAATCGAACTTGGCGAACGATCTGGACGTACGGTTTGCTAGGCGCGATCGCAATTTTAATGCTATTTCCCCTGTTGTGGTTGCTAAGTACGTCGTTGAAATCTCCCACAGAAAACATTTTTCAGTTTCCACCCCAATTTTTACCCAGTCAGCCGACATTGAATAACTTTACTCGCGTTTGGCAGACAAATCCTTTCGGTAGGTATTTATTTAACAGCACATTGGTGGCACTGCTAACAGTGGGGTTGAATTTATTATTCTGTGCTTTAGCAGCTTATCCCCTTGCCCGTTTAGAATTTCGCGGTCGAGAAGTTATCTTTACAGCAATTGTCACCACAATTATGATTCCGTTTCAAATCGTGATGATTCCGCTGTATATTTTGACGGTACAGTTAGGGATGAAAAATACTTATTTAGGAATTATTTTTCCGGCGATCGCTTCTGCTTTTGGAATATTTCTATTACGGCAAGCTTTTCAAGGGGTTCCGAAAGAATTAGAAGAAGCAGCCCGCATTGATGGTTGTTCGGAATTAGGTATATGGTGGCATGTCATGTTACCAGCGATTCGTCCCGCTCTCGTCACGCTGGCAATTTTTGTTTTTATCGGTGCTTGGAGTGATTTTCTTTGGCCCCTGATTGTAATCGATCGCCCCGAACTTTACACTTTACCTTTAGGGGTGGCAATGTTAGCAGGAACCTTCTCTTTAGATTGGCGATTAATTGCGGCTGGTTCGATAATTTCAATTGCGCCAATTTTAATTTTATTCCTATTCGTGCAACGTTACATCGTACCCACAGCAGCAGGTAGCGGCGTGAAAGGGTAA
- a CDS encoding D-2-hydroxyacid dehydrogenase: MKLVLPSNLATQIEPHLAKGDRIVRLDLQGNLDGDPNDAEVYFHEWSYNAFFEPVLSQLPNLRWLHTESAGIDHLLIPTLLSRDLIMTNSAGVHAIPIAEFVLAYMLDRAKCLSKFRLAQQQNRWLSYPEVETLGLQELMGATVLIIGAGGIGQAIATRAQAFGMRVWGSCLHPRSLPGFDLVVGAEEWRKLLPEVDYLVLATPLTAQTKHLIDANVLKSMQASAYLINIARGGIIDENALIHALQNGWIAGAALDAFPIEPLPADSQLRSLPNVFITPHCSGISQQMQQRVIGLFLENLALYQAGKPLRNIVDKAAGY, translated from the coding sequence ATGAAACTGGTTTTACCAAGTAATTTAGCAACACAGATCGAGCCTCATTTAGCTAAAGGCGATCGCATTGTCCGTCTCGATCTTCAAGGCAATTTAGACGGAGATCCAAATGATGCTGAGGTGTATTTTCATGAATGGTCTTATAATGCTTTTTTCGAGCCTGTATTATCACAATTACCTAATCTACGCTGGTTGCATACTGAAAGTGCGGGAATCGACCATTTACTAATACCAACCTTATTATCTCGCGATTTGATAATGACAAATAGCGCTGGAGTTCATGCCATTCCCATTGCTGAATTTGTCTTAGCATATATGCTCGATCGCGCTAAATGCTTATCTAAATTTAGACTTGCCCAACAGCAAAATCGTTGGCTGTCATATCCAGAAGTGGAAACTTTAGGCTTGCAAGAATTGATGGGCGCAACTGTATTAATTATCGGTGCTGGTGGTATCGGACAGGCAATTGCTACTCGCGCTCAAGCCTTTGGAATGCGTGTCTGGGGGAGTTGCTTGCATCCGCGATCGCTACCTGGTTTCGATTTAGTCGTTGGAGCTGAGGAATGGCGTAAACTTTTACCAGAGGTAGATTATCTCGTCCTTGCTACGCCTTTAACGGCTCAAACTAAACATTTAATTGATGCCAATGTCCTAAAATCCATGCAGGCAAGTGCTTATTTAATTAATATTGCCCGTGGTGGAATTATCGATGAGAATGCTTTGATTCATGCTCTTCAAAACGGCTGGATTGCAGGCGCGGCTTTAGATGCTTTTCCTATAGAACCACTCCCAGCAGATAGTCAGTTGCGATCGCTACCCAACGTCTTTATTACACCGCATTGTAGCGGCATATCTCAACAGATGCAACAACGGGTAATAGGGTTATTTCTAGAAAATTTAGCACTTTATCAAGCTGGGAAACCTTTGCGCAACATTGTAGATAAAGCGGCTGGATATTAA
- a CDS encoding carboxypeptidase-like regulatory domain-containing protein — protein MAHLPPSNSRPTLTVGLGGVYDDSLQALAEVFWRPDNLPLQVAVSALAGSELEAIADIQFTPSPNFSALLSSDRYSSRLNLNWQLSRSFSLYASANSRDATSGGVQFSFSRKNFFTFTRVGLDTKNRLRWYLLQGLGRLELNLQGNEVGTNSALTYNLSQDRFGNTGHSLLLNYETRSQGRSDRLLTLGWQYRSPQRTSDGSYLWEAQLGYGINSGGNGLFASLGTAVLPGVMLRGRYQGVSLTSDESSFSIELVSSLGLQAGISPGDRHTSEFRTQGGLLIQPFFDRNNNHKRDPSEEIYTENCDLLLLLNNQPLNAWRPKIQHNRILLRLPPNTYRLDFDPAGFPPDWQAQLDALAVVVSAGSYTPVLIPLIPAYTRTGVVTDTQDKPIAGATVEAIGKSGQRKFSVTNSAGVYYLEGLSQGEYTLTVNGNSHLRLKLNASTKPFQELNLKTKV, from the coding sequence TTGGCTCATCTCCCACCGTCGAACTCACGTCCAACGCTGACTGTAGGCTTAGGTGGGGTCTACGACGACTCTTTACAAGCCCTAGCAGAGGTCTTCTGGCGACCCGATAACTTGCCTTTACAGGTAGCAGTCTCGGCGCTGGCGGGTTCTGAGTTGGAGGCGATCGCGGATATTCAATTTACTCCCTCGCCTAATTTTAGTGCGTTGCTATCGAGTGATAGATATTCCAGTCGTTTGAATCTCAATTGGCAGTTATCGCGTAGTTTCAGCTTATATGCCTCAGCTAACAGTCGCGATGCCACATCTGGAGGAGTGCAGTTTAGTTTTAGCAGAAAAAATTTCTTCACCTTTACCCGTGTAGGTTTAGATACCAAAAATCGCCTGCGTTGGTACTTACTCCAGGGTTTGGGCAGATTGGAACTGAACTTGCAAGGTAACGAAGTGGGTACGAATTCGGCACTGACGTACAACTTATCTCAAGATCGATTTGGTAATACCGGACACTCGTTGCTATTAAATTATGAAACGCGCAGTCAAGGTCGGAGCGATCGCTTACTGACTCTTGGCTGGCAATATCGTTCTCCACAACGGACAAGCGATGGTAGCTATTTATGGGAAGCCCAACTCGGTTACGGAATAAATTCTGGAGGTAACGGTCTATTTGCCTCGCTAGGAACGGCAGTGCTACCAGGCGTGATGTTGCGCGGACGCTACCAAGGAGTATCTCTCACCTCTGATGAATCGAGTTTCAGCATCGAGTTAGTTTCTAGCTTAGGCTTGCAGGCGGGTATTAGCCCAGGTGACAGGCATACGAGCGAGTTCCGTACCCAAGGTGGTTTATTAATTCAACCGTTTTTCGACCGCAATAATAACCACAAACGCGATCCAAGTGAAGAGATTTACACCGAAAATTGCGATCTGTTGCTATTGCTGAACAATCAACCACTAAACGCTTGGCGACCGAAAATTCAACACAACCGCATTCTCCTGCGCCTACCACCCAATACCTACCGTTTAGATTTCGATCCGGCGGGATTCCCTCCCGATTGGCAAGCACAACTAGACGCTTTGGCTGTGGTTGTCAGTGCTGGCAGCTACACCCCTGTTTTGATACCTCTAATTCCCGCCTATACCCGCACTGGGGTTGTCACTGATACGCAGGATAAACCGATTGCTGGTGCAACAGTCGAAGCGATAGGGAAATCCGGTCAGCGCAAATTTTCCGTGACCAACAGTGCCGGAGTTTACTATTTAGAAGGATTATCCCAGGGAGAGTATACGTTGACAGTCAATGGTAACTCCCATCTGCGCTTAAAATTAAATGCATCTACCAAACCGTTTCAAGAACTAAACTTGAAAACCAAGGTTTAA
- a CDS encoding IS982 family transposase yields MNSTIVSRLDVTQIFCEVDDFYQTFERHWQQQMLLTASCGERLCRSRLSLSEVMTIVIAFHGSGYRTFKEFYTLQVLPGWRQAFPHLVSYTRFVELMPWSLMLLCCFVQTRKGEVTGISFIDSTPIEVCHPKRSRSHRVFEGMVGWSKNSVGWHYGFKLHLIINDRGELLAFKLTPGNVDDRKPVPDLTQDLIGKLFGDRGYISQELFEQLYQQGLELITRRKKKMKQQLVKLIDKILLRKRALIETVYDQLKNISQIEHSRHRSIWNFLVNLLAGLTAYTYLPRKPSLDLEPKGLPALPPAVF; encoded by the coding sequence ATGAATAGCACCATTGTATCTCGCCTAGATGTGACGCAAATTTTTTGTGAGGTAGACGACTTCTATCAAACCTTTGAACGACATTGGCAGCAACAGATGCTATTGACGGCAAGTTGTGGAGAACGCTTGTGTCGCTCTCGTTTAAGTCTGAGTGAGGTGATGACGATAGTAATTGCTTTTCATGGCTCGGGATATCGTACTTTTAAAGAATTCTACACGCTACAAGTCCTACCAGGCTGGCGTCAAGCTTTTCCTCATCTAGTCAGCTATACTCGTTTTGTCGAATTGATGCCTTGGTCGTTGATGCTGTTATGCTGCTTTGTACAGACCCGTAAGGGAGAAGTCACTGGCATTTCATTCATTGATTCAACTCCGATTGAGGTGTGTCATCCAAAACGTTCTAGAAGCCATCGTGTGTTTGAAGGCATGGTGGGTTGGAGCAAAAATTCGGTCGGGTGGCACTATGGGTTTAAGCTGCACCTAATTATCAATGACCGAGGCGAGTTGCTAGCTTTTAAGCTGACCCCTGGCAATGTAGATGACCGCAAGCCTGTGCCGGACTTAACCCAAGACCTAATTGGTAAGCTATTTGGCGATCGTGGTTATATATCTCAGGAATTGTTTGAGCAACTCTATCAGCAAGGCTTGGAGTTAATTACACGGCGTAAGAAGAAGATGAAGCAACAGTTGGTCAAGTTGATCGACAAAATTCTCTTACGTAAGCGAGCCTTAATTGAAACAGTTTATGACCAACTGAAGAACATTTCTCAAATCGAGCATTCCCGACATAGAAGCATCTGGAATTTCCTGGTCAACTTGTTAGCTGGATTAACAGCTTATACTTATTTGCCCCGAAAACCTTCTCTCGATTTAGAACCCAAAGGCTTACCTGCTCTTCCTCCTGCTGTCTTTTAA
- a CDS encoding EVE domain-containing protein: MTSYQLPLNSYLRLTTYDLRLKMNYWLMKSEPETYGISDLDRDRTTIWDGVRNYQARNYLRQMQVGDLAFFYHSNTTPPGIVGLMRVVTPEVIDPTQFDSSSPYYDPKSDAHSPRWHTVKVEFVKVFPQFISLPTLKQKFSPEELGVVRQGNRLSVMPVTDAIAQRILELAQ, translated from the coding sequence GTGACCAGTTACCAGTTACCACTCAATTCTTACTTACGACTTACGACTTACGACTTACGACTTAAAATGAATTATTGGCTAATGAAGTCAGAACCAGAGACTTACGGCATTTCAGACCTCGATCGCGATCGCACTACGATTTGGGATGGGGTACGCAACTATCAAGCTCGCAACTATTTGCGTCAAATGCAAGTAGGAGATTTAGCTTTTTTCTACCACTCTAATACTACGCCCCCGGGAATTGTGGGTTTGATGCGAGTTGTCACACCTGAAGTTATCGATCCGACACAGTTTGACTCTAGTAGTCCCTACTACGATCCAAAATCAGATGCTCATTCTCCGCGCTGGCACACAGTTAAAGTGGAATTTGTCAAGGTTTTTCCTCAATTTATTTCCCTACCTACGTTGAAACAAAAATTTAGCCCAGAAGAACTAGGCGTAGTCAGACAAGGCAATCGATTATCAGTAATGCCCGTTACCGATGCGATCGCCCAGAGAATACTAGAATTAGCTCAGTAA
- a CDS encoding DUF1822 family protein → MVAGTLPPSLLAHGVYLMTFDPNSLTLTDPTQVWLEVSDLVRSQAWQRSQACSHPSSRWNAYLNQVCLQTILPWLREEHAGKALAVPSFTALPSIWEFVNGTGVAWDRMRIVLVPTETIDLSELRVPQEWVDIPDWVADYYFGVQVDPDCASIRIWGYATHEQLKQNGSYDSQDRSYCLDEAHVIQNMSVLWVGRQLGITETTRRTVATLPAIPLAQAENLIPRLGNSEVVNPRLAVPFQLWGALISHGGWRQKLYHHRLGHPEQWSVLEWLQTGVSDAARQMGWGQSTWQPAVVAAARGTTQFFPEVLLTRHMIIAQQQYELRVMPRTGGVWRFELRHAMGDSIPAGFTLRLLTEDLQAFEGNEDTASKPVECLFVEVSLAPGEGLVWEIEPTPINYDREILRF, encoded by the coding sequence ATGGTTGCAGGTACATTACCGCCGTCCCTCCTCGCTCATGGAGTCTACCTCATGACCTTCGATCCTAACTCGCTAACTTTGACCGATCCGACACAGGTGTGGCTGGAAGTGTCCGATTTGGTGCGATCGCAGGCATGGCAGCGCAGCCAAGCTTGTTCTCATCCCAGCAGTCGTTGGAACGCCTATCTCAATCAAGTTTGCCTCCAGACTATATTACCCTGGTTGCGGGAAGAACACGCTGGAAAAGCTCTAGCTGTACCGAGTTTCACCGCTCTACCTAGCATCTGGGAATTCGTCAATGGAACGGGCGTAGCTTGGGACAGAATGCGGATAGTCTTAGTCCCTACCGAGACAATTGACTTAAGCGAACTGCGCGTGCCTCAAGAATGGGTAGACATTCCCGACTGGGTTGCCGATTATTACTTTGGCGTACAAGTAGACCCCGATTGTGCATCTATTAGAATTTGGGGTTACGCTACTCACGAACAACTCAAACAAAACGGCAGCTACGACTCCCAAGACCGCAGCTATTGCCTGGATGAAGCCCATGTGATTCAAAACATGAGCGTGTTGTGGGTAGGCAGACAACTCGGTATTACTGAAACGACGCGCCGGACAGTGGCAACGTTACCCGCCATTCCCTTAGCACAGGCAGAAAATTTAATTCCCCGCCTGGGCAACTCAGAAGTTGTGAATCCGCGCTTAGCAGTACCGTTTCAATTGTGGGGCGCGTTGATCTCGCATGGCGGTTGGCGACAAAAACTTTACCATCACCGTTTGGGACATCCCGAACAGTGGTCAGTTTTAGAATGGCTGCAAACCGGAGTATCGGACGCAGCAAGACAGATGGGGTGGGGACAAAGCACCTGGCAACCAGCGGTCGTCGCGGCAGCAAGAGGGACGACACAATTCTTTCCAGAAGTTTTGCTGACTCGCCACATGATTATTGCCCAGCAGCAGTATGAATTACGAGTCATGCCTCGCACAGGGGGAGTCTGGCGATTTGAGTTACGTCATGCTATGGGCGATTCCATTCCCGCCGGATTTACACTACGCTTGCTGACCGAAGACTTACAAGCATTTGAGGGCAACGAAGATACAGCTAGTAAACCTGTAGAATGTTTATTTGTCGAAGTCTCCCTTGCTCCAGGCGAAGGCTTAGTTTGGGAAATCGAACCCACACCAATCAATTACGATCGCGAGATTTTGCGGTTTTGA
- a CDS encoding sigma-70 family RNA polymerase sigma factor, with amino-acid sequence MRPRQGIIEIFSTFLQFDADRFRAWVSDPHLRRSMQARLAQSPQMEAAENYWVLYWYKLWQTQPESLAKAHLTAYLQEVCYWTAHKTSASFTSSQYTLSDCFQMAIARFDKVLKGFNPQLGYGFKSYASAIFSSVLKDLLRQQQEVDISTNWSLLRRLSQKRLVESLQNTGLGVEVINRYVLAWNCFKTLYVPTHPTGTRQLPKPESETWEAIAKLYNQERITQLHPSGAECNAQTLEKWLVACAKAARSYLYPSLVSIDAPKPGQESGAFLDDLGSFEQDNYLNEMIAVEEQKTQQSRQTQMQAALAEAIAKLDSQAQTIMQMYYGQGLTQQEIAKAIDTKQYTVSRRLTRARESMLLALAKWSQETLHITLTSEVLNNINTVLEEWLQVHYRRPSSLMESTS; translated from the coding sequence ATGCGTCCCCGTCAAGGCATTATCGAAATCTTTTCGACCTTTCTGCAATTTGACGCAGACCGCTTCCGAGCTTGGGTCAGCGATCCGCACTTGCGGCGGAGTATGCAAGCTAGGCTGGCACAATCTCCGCAAATGGAGGCGGCGGAAAACTATTGGGTTCTTTACTGGTATAAATTGTGGCAAACTCAGCCTGAGAGTTTGGCTAAGGCACACCTTACTGCTTACTTGCAGGAAGTGTGCTACTGGACGGCGCATAAAACTAGCGCTAGCTTTACTTCGTCCCAATACACCTTGTCCGATTGCTTTCAAATGGCGATCGCCCGTTTTGATAAGGTACTAAAAGGCTTTAATCCCCAATTGGGTTACGGATTTAAAAGCTATGCCAGTGCCATTTTTAGTAGTGTCCTGAAAGATTTGCTGCGCCAACAGCAGGAAGTTGATATTTCGACAAATTGGTCGCTGCTGCGTCGTTTGAGTCAAAAAAGACTGGTAGAGTCTTTACAAAATACCGGACTAGGTGTAGAAGTGATTAACCGTTACGTCCTTGCCTGGAACTGCTTCAAAACACTTTACGTCCCGACTCACCCCACGGGAACCCGCCAGTTGCCTAAACCAGAATCTGAGACTTGGGAGGCGATCGCTAAACTTTACAATCAAGAGCGCATTACCCAACTCCACCCATCAGGAGCAGAATGTAACGCTCAGACGTTAGAAAAATGGCTGGTTGCCTGTGCCAAAGCCGCACGGTCTTACCTTTATCCCTCACTCGTATCGATCGATGCTCCAAAACCAGGGCAAGAATCAGGAGCATTTCTCGACGATCTAGGTAGTTTCGAGCAAGATAATTATCTCAATGAAATGATTGCTGTTGAAGAACAGAAAACACAGCAATCGCGACAAACTCAAATGCAAGCAGCTTTAGCAGAAGCGATCGCCAAATTGGACTCGCAAGCGCAGACAATTATGCAAATGTACTACGGACAAGGACTCACCCAACAGGAAATTGCTAAGGCGATCGACACCAAACAATATACAGTTTCTCGCCGCCTCACTAGAGCTAGGGAAAGCATGTTATTGGCTTTGGCAAAATGGAGTCAAGAGACATTGCATATTACTCTGACATCAGAGGTACTCAATAATATCAACACAGTTTTAGAGGAATGGTTGCAGGTACATTACCGCCGTCCCTCCTCGCTCATGGAGTCTACCTCATGA
- a CDS encoding Mo-dependent nitrogenase C-terminal domain-containing protein: MFAPIVLKSNICQWLESLEIHNPKFAHLFCQLIPARCPFERTITCFGRTLVHIPPLCKLNPFYEQIVYLRFKCLCFLADECGEDVTVYC, encoded by the coding sequence ATGTTCGCACCAATCGTACTCAAAAGTAATATCTGCCAATGGTTAGAAAGCCTAGAAATTCACAATCCCAAATTCGCTCATCTGTTTTGTCAGTTAATTCCCGCACGGTGTCCTTTTGAACGGACAATTACCTGCTTTGGGCGCACGCTGGTTCACATTCCACCACTATGTAAGTTAAATCCTTTCTACGAACAGATCGTTTACCTCCGCTTCAAGTGCCTGTGCTTCCTAGCAGACGAGTGTGGTGAAGATGTTACAGTTTATTGTTAA